Within Lolium rigidum isolate FL_2022 chromosome 5, APGP_CSIRO_Lrig_0.1, whole genome shotgun sequence, the genomic segment GGAGGTGTCGCGAGTAATCGGGTAGTGTGTGTGTGATGTCTTTTTTCTAGTGGTAGTGTGGAACTGAGTTTTTCTGACGTCTGTGCCATAAGCGTGTTGCCTCTCCTTCTACGAAACTGATGCGTCTATCCATGATGTATCCTTGAAATTTTTGTTTTCCTCGATCGACCCTTCCCATTCCGCAAATTAATGAAAGCTTTCTCCATGTTTATTGCTGGCCGGGACGGAGTTCATAGTACTCACAATCTCAACTTTGGTAAGAGATGGGAAATCTAGGTATACAAAGGTCCCTAAAGGACATTCCTTTTTtgctcatagaattgaagaaaaaaGTATACACAAGATTATCAAGACTACCGACTCCGCCTAAATCAGATTGGATAAACCGACGGGAAATTTAGAAGTTGTGGAAATGACTAAAGAGACTTCTTCCCATACTTACACGAGACTCCAACTACTACATAAACATTGAATTAGGATGGTCGGTTAGCTTTTATCACTTAGAATTAACAGTCAAGAAAACTGAAATTGATAAACCAATCTCTTTGCGAATATGTAGATatcccttcaacatgagtgcaacGAGCCGCTCCTATGACTACGATGATATGTGCACAGTAGTACAGAGTACACCAACTTGCGAAAACTAGGTAGTTCATCTATCAACTTGGCCACAAAAAGGACTAGTATTCTCTCCGTTCACAAAAAGATatcttaactttgtctaaatttgcatgtatctaaCACATCTAGATATATGCATATTTTGAGAAAGTTTAGAaatccttttatggacggagggagtagcattttGGTCCAAAATAGACCGCATGGCGAGCTAATTTGCAAGCAAAGTGGCACGCGCCACCCCGTCGGCGAGCAATATCATTTTACGTTTACAAACCGTTATGGCCTCTTTGATTCGCAGGATTTCAAAAATGTAAGAATAGGAAACACATAAGAATATCATAGAAACGCATGTGCAAACATGTAGGCTTGTGCACATGAATTTACAAAATTGGGTGTTTGATTCGCAGGAATGGGAAAAACACGGGAATCCTTAAAATCATAATCAAATCATGATTAAAATAAATGCATAGGTAAAATTATGTCATCATCGTGCAATATATGACCGTCTTGTTCTTTGAGAGTAAGAaagtaaaaaaagagagagatttGAGTGGATTGTAGAATTTCTCTGTTTTCCCTTTGAAATCTGAACCAAAGGAAAAGATCCTTCACTTTTCATGTGCTCAATTTTTTTAAATCAAATGGATGAATATTCAATACTcaccaaatgaaacattcttattccCATATTTTTCCTCCAACATTCCTATGAATCCCTTACCAATCTTTTCGAACCAGCTTCATTCGTCCTTTGGACTTCAACGTGCTCGAGGAGTTAGCGTTGTCGCCAAGGCAGTggcgttttttcttttttatttttcttttttgagatGGCAGTAGCGGTTGTTTTTTATGACATGGCAGTATAGCGGTTTTGGTAAAGCTAGAGGCGGCAGATTGGAGGCCAACGATCGTCTGTTCAGCGAATATAGAGCATCGACATCAACGACCCGACCAAGTGGCACCCAATTACGGTCATGTTCCTCCCCTATTCTCCTCCTTCTTTCCGCCTCGTACTAGGGGTTTCTAGGTTCAGACACGATCAACTAGCTTCATCGTGAATCTGAGCTTGGCTTGAGGCACAAGTGGACGACGGTGGACGCGACGAAACGGGAACGCGCGCGAGACTAGCATACAAAGAGATTAGACCTGCTGATGTGTATCGATCTGTAACGATGGGGACGTCTCTTATCTTTTTTTCGACGGATCGGCGACGTCTCCCGTATTATTGGCTTTGTTTATCTCTTCGTCCAGATCACGCGGCGACCGATCGATCAATTCATTTGGTTAACCGCATTTGGTGATTTCGTTTCTGCAGTTTTTCACCCAACAGGTTAAAGTCTAAGATCAGTGTCGCCTATGTCGCCCTCACTGCTCCATCTTCGGATTGGTCATTcggcgcggcggccggccgcCTAAAGCTCAGATGAGATTTACCTAAGCTTGCACCAAAACTCCAAACTGACTTGTTCTCCTTCATAGATCATCCTCGCTTACAAAAGTACTAGTACCTCCATTCCATATTAACAGATGTCTAAACTCACATGTATCTACACGTTAAAATGTATCTTGATAATACAGACACTGTGATAGTTAATATGGAAAGAAAGAAGTAAAAAACATTTTTCTTCTTCTATCCCCTCCTTCAGTTTACCTTTTACTTGTGCGGACAGCAAGGGCGAAATAATACCAAGATAAGGATATAAAGCATTCTTTGACTGTCATGTGGTAGTTCACCCCTAAGAAATGCCCTTTTTCATGCATGGGAGCTAGCATGCATCGGCCTGCCGTATGTAGCGTTgtaaatttgttcacccaatatttACCTCATCCGGCCCTAAGGCCAACTACAATGCAAGGTGCTTAGATGAGTGCTTACAAAAATAAGCCAAGAATTTTTTGTAAGCATCGATACTtatttatatactccctccgattcatattagttgacaataatatagatgaATTTAGATacattttaattgtagatacaACCATTTTAGCGGCagataatatggatcggaggaagtagtaGAGGTGCTTAGTTAGGCTGCCTAGTATAAACAAGCCCAGGTGATTAACCAAAAACTGGTTTATTTCTCTAAGCACCTCTCCTAAACCGGTATATTTGCCGCAGGTCTAATGAATCTAAACACATTTTAGCGTATATTTACCTAAATCTGTGACAAGTATTTAGGAGGAAGTATTGCACGGTGATGCATTAAAATAGGCTTCGAATTACAAAGTAACATGGTGAAATAAACCTTGATGCGGCGACAAAAGTGAATGTACAATGATCTCACCGTGCTTACTTTTGTTCATTGTGTTCCAATACCCGAGACGAAAAATCAGAAAAACTTGCAGTAACTTGGTTATATTCATGCCTATTGATAGCCAATAGGCTATGTGCCATATGAGCAGCGGTGGCTAGCCAAGCTAGCTGCGGCGATAGCATGCACACCTCCACGGTCCAAGGAAAGTTTCACAAGGACTGGTGCACGTGTCAATAGAGCCAAGAGCTATAGCTAGCTGCAGCGATGCACATGAACAACCGCTCATGTGGACACTCCCTACCAATAATGCTGGAACCGATTACATAAGCAAAGGATAGCATATTCATACAGATCCGGATCGCCCAACGAGAAGCATCTCTGACATATACAAACCAAACAATATGTCCATACGCCGTATACAACTCCAAACAAAATGTTCCATATATGCCGTATACAACTCCATCAAATATGTCCTTGTTTCTAACAGAATAATAATCATATACAGGGCAAGAAAGAAAGGAGAATGGGGAGATGCAAAACTAGCTTGGAACACAAATCAATAAATTAATCAATAATGTGTGGAGATGGCAAGGCGGTAAGAGAGTATGGAGTAGCTCCTTATCAAATGTCAGGATCAGATGAGTCATCACAAGAtcccaaaagaaaaggaaaaaatggaATAGAATACATCGAAGCTAGTCATGTGCAAGTGCAATGCAACGATGGATTGGTCTAACGCGGCGCCCCTGCTGAGCTCTTTGCAGGCTAGCGACTCACTCTCAGCTCAGCTCTTTGCAGGCTATAAATAGAAGCCCTCGTGCCACTCCTCCAGCACCCAACTCTCTTAGAGCTCCTCCTCTTGTAACATACACACTGCTGCCGTTGATTCAGCGAAAATGTGCGGCATACTGGCGGTGCTGGGATGTGCCGATGACTCTCAGGGGAAGAGAGTCCGCGTGCTCGAGCTCTCGCGCAGGCTCAAGCACCGTGGCCCGGACTGGAGCGGGATGCACCAGGTCGGCGACTGCTACCTCTCCCACCAGCGCCTTGCCATCATCGACCCGGCCTCCGGTGACCAGCCACTCTACAACGAAGACAAGTCCATCGTTGTCACTGTACGTTTATAACCTTCTATATATGTCTTGTGTCTGCCTATATGTTACCTTTTCTTTTGTACTAAGGAAGGGGGCTTTTCCTTGCAGGTGAATGGGGAGATCTACAACCATGAACAACTCCGGGCGCAGCTCTCCTCCCACACCTTCAGGACCGGCAGCGACTGCGAAGTCATCGCACACCTGGTTAGCCACCTACCGACATACAAGAAAGAACATTCACATGTTAACTCTCATCTTCCTCCACCTTAAAAGATATGGTTCACCAATTTATGAATTACTGAAATATATACATCTATGACAAGTAAAACACAACTTCAGATGTGCAAAAGACAGAAATAATAACAGGATGATTTGTTGCATATGTCCTGCTTTTATGAGGGGCTGCAGTAAATAATAATGGTCCCATGTCACCAAACACAAATTGAACAACAATTTAACCAAACTGTGGATGTGTAACTTTTATTTACCATTATGTAGTACGAGGAGCACGGAGAGAATTTCATTGACATGCTGgatggtgtcttctccttcgtctTGCTCGACACACGCGACCATAGCTTCATTGCTGCCCGCGACGCCATTGGTGTCACGCCCCTGTACATTGGCTGGGGTATTGATGGTAATTCAACATTAAAGTTTACTCAATAATGCTTCACAAAACCTTCCCTGCAACAATCTTGTCTTGTACTAGTAATACAACTTAGCCAAGTAACAAGTATGATTTGTCAGCATACCTGCTCATCTTCTACTCGAATTCCCAGGGTCGGTGTGGATTTCATCAGAGATGAAGGggttgaatgatgactgtgagcaCTTTGaggcctttcctcctggccatctcTACTCCAGCAAGCAGGGAGGCTTCAAGAGATGGTACAACCCACCTTGGTTTTCCGAGGCCATTCCTTCAGTGCCATATGATCCGCTTGCTCTCAGGAAGGCTTTTGAAAAGGTCGGACTTGTCTCTAAAATCGAAAAGTAACCAAACTTCAGAATCCGCAATGGTCTAACTGTGGTCTTCTTTCAGGCTGTCATCAAGAGGCTTATGACAGATGTCCCATTCGGTGTTCTACTCTCTGGTGGCCTTGACTCATCACTGGTTGCAGCGGTCACAGTTCGCCACCTGGCAGGGACAAAGGCTGCAAAGCGCTGGGGGACTAAGCTCCATTCCTTTTGTGTCGGCCTTGAGGTATGAAACTGAAAAGGACCGACAATTAACATAACTTTCACGGAGTAGCACACTTCCAACAAATTGTAACAAGAGTCCAAAATATTATTGCTCAGGGATCACCTGATCTGAAGGCTGCAAAAGAGGTTGCCAATTACCTGGGTACCGTGCACCATGAGTTCCACTTCACTGTTCAGGTAGCAACATGCTTCATCAGTTGATCATACTGAACTACTGGTAGTCTGGTACTAATAGCAAAAAGAATTGCAGGACGGCATTGATGCAATTGAAGATGTGATTTATCACACAGAAACATATGATGTGACAACAATCAGGGCAAGCACGCCAATGTTCCTGATGTCTCGCAAGATCAAGTCACTTGGGGTCAAGATGGTCATCTCTGGTGAGGGTTCCGATGAGATTTTTGGAGGATACCTCTACTTCCATAAGGCCCCCAACAAGGAGGAGCTCCACCGTGAAACCTGTCATAAGGTGAATAAAATAGATATATTCAGAAAAAAGGCAGATCCAGACACCCTGACATAATGATTATTCTGTAGATCAAAGCTTTGCATCAGTATGATTGTTTGCGGGCCAACAAGTCAACATCTGCATGGGGACTCGAAGCACGTGTACCATTCTTGGACAAGGAGTTCATCAACGAGGCAATGAGCATAGATCCAGAGTGGAAGATGGTATGCTCAAGCTCAATCTTTTCAAATCTAGAAACTTGAGAAAGAGTGTATCGAATTGTTATTTGTTTTAAATATCTTCCTAGtttctacctttaaacaattaccATTTCTGTTGTTACAGATCAGACCTGATCTTGGAAGAATTGAGAAGTGGGTGCTAAGGAAAGCatttgatgacgaggaggagcccTTCCTGCCAAAGGTAACTTTTAAGTTCAAACTTCTGCTACATTAATATGTTAATAGAGCAGTGAAGTTAACAATCTATGTTGTGTGGGAATTGCAGCATATTCTGTACAGGCAGAAAGAACAGTTCAGTGATGGTGTTGGCTATAGCTGGATCGATGGCCTAAAGGCTCACGCAGAATCAAATGTAAATAATTGCTGCTTCTAATGTTCAAACACGACATTGTTTATGCGTAAAGATATAGTAACTTTTATTGTTATTTGTAAAAACAGTTTAACTAAAAGCTACATAAAATTATTTATTCAGGTGACCGATAAGATGATGTCAaatgcgaagttcatctacccacACAACACCCCGACAACAAAGGAGGCATACTATTACAGGATGATTTTTGAGAGATTCTTCCCCCAGGTGAGTATATAAAATAGCATGAACATGAAACAGATAACTCACAATGCCATAGGAACATCAAAGTTGATGCAAGCATGTCCATTGCTCTTGTACCAGAACTCGGCGATCCTGACAGTGCCAGGGGGACCGAGCATCGCATGCAGCACGGCGAAGGCGGTAGAGTGGGATGCTCAGTGGTCAGGGAACCTGGATCCCTCAGGGAGAGCAGCGTTCGGAGTCCACCTCTCAGCCTATGAACAAGAGCATGTCCGGGCTACCATTGCTGCAGGAACAACCAAGAAGCCGAGGATGATCAAGGTTGTGGCACCTGGTGTTGCCATTGAGAGCTGATGGTGTCCTGCCCTGCTTGCCATTTCTGCTAATAAATAAGACGTACCTACCTATCTGGTCTTGTCATTTGAACGATGTGGGCCTAATGTTTGAGTGAAGAACTAAATATATGTATTAAAGTTTCTATTGTTAATAGATTGGTTGAATTTCCTAATCCTTTTCTGCCAATTTCCACTATTTGACATAAAAGACTTAGCCTAGCCAAATTGAGAGGACTTATGTTTGAATATGCCTTCCATAGTTACAACACAAGCTAAAATAATCAAAAGAGCATATAATAACATCTTAAAATAATGCATGGCAAGATTGATAAAATGGTTAGACCTTTTTTCTAAAACAAAGCAGCATGAAGTGAACAGACAAGTAGTCTACGTACATTTCGAACAAAGCTATCAATAGAAAAAAGAAGACATTaagttttcttttttgaaaaaaagGCATTAAGTTGAATATGagtaatactacctctgtccatttttaggtgtcaaaagtttgtctaaattcaaatgtatctagacatcttTTAGTAcacagatacatctaaatttagacgaaTCTTCCGACATCTAttaatagacggagggagtatataggaTTCCTTTGACCTCATATTCGATCCCTTGTTCACAACCAACATACCTAAGCTTTTTCCCAACAAAACTTACCTAGCCTTCCATAAAAACCAGCAATTGATGTCACATTTGCAATGCAGAAGGGTTTCTGAATGCGCCTTTATGGACATCAATAATTAAGGAAGGGAATGACATCTTTCTGGAGAGCAAACATCACTACTGCAAGATATCCCATGAAATGGAAGCTAAAGAAGTGGAGACGATAAACTCAAACCAACAGTGACAAACTTTTTTCCAGTCATCATTATACCGTACATGCAACAATTtgcagacaatagcaactgaagTTGTACAGTAAGTCAATGATAATCGAGCTACCAGTATAAACATCATCTACACCACACATTAAATGGGCCAAACCAATACCTAATGCAACATTAGCTAACACCAGCACTTATACGACGTTGGAAAAGTTGACCTTCGAGCATGAAATTATTGCAGGTTCCAGCTTCAGATGCCATGAATATATAGGAATCATAAAATTTTATAGAGACCAATGAAGACATCAACAGATGAAGAGGATAGCTCAAACTTAATGAGTTTGCTGAATCTGTTAATCCAAAGTAACGAGAACATTGTTCCTATGTGGTTCCTGGCTTCATGCCTTCATTTCTGTTTTTAAAGCCTCCTTCAGGGCTGGCTAATGGTACTTGAACTTGGTAACATAAGAATAGGTGCACTTTGGCTTCCCAGTACTGGTTCGGAGCTTCTTGGTCTGCAATGTTCACATAAAAGAAATGTTCTTCAGAATCTGAAGGCATCAACCAATGGTTTGTGGGTAAAAAAAAAGCATCCTAACACCAGAGAATTTATCAGGTTACCGTTTCACTGTTTGTATGGCATCATCACCTGGTACCATTGACAGATACCCACTACCAGCATGGATGTTTCCCTGGAGCACAATGCACCACACAAAGCATTAGAGAAAAACAGGATTCATCTTTAATCTACTGTATTTTATACACTTGACATTAGTACATCATGTTATTAAAATTTCAATATGTAGATTAACCTCAACGCTTATGTTCAAGAACCTAATGCAACATTATCTTAGTTTACTCTCTTATTTCCTTCTCCTTCTTGTTTTGGtttccttttatttctgttgggtttcacatctagcctaccccaacttgcttgggaaaaaggctttgatgttgttgttgttgttgttgagagACAGCTATATAATACATATGGCCAATCTGATGGTAACTACTAGGTAAACTAAAGTGAAAAAAACCAAAACTTGTTTCTTTTCCCATACAAATTGTGCAGCAAATCTTAGCGCCATTCTGTTAGGAGACTGAAGCGGTGACAGTGAGTCAGAAATTAAACCATCCATTTCCCATTCAGCCACAACATACAATAATCTAGAAAGCTAAAACATCCTGATCCAACTTCCAAGCACATATATTCAAAATAAGATTATATAAGTGCGCTGATGTGCTTCTTCAAAGAACACTATCATCCTGAAACCAGCAAACAATACAAGCCTCTTCTGCTTCGTGTAACAGACGAAGCTACACTAGACTCTGTTCGCATAATAACATAATCCTGCGTACGTGAAACTATTCAACTAAGAGAAATGCTCCAAGATTCCAAGACCAGAAAACCCAGATAATTGTGTCAGGTATCGTGTATCATTTGATCCAACCCAACTAGTAACCAGAGTCATAATCGATGTGCTTTTTAGCGTCCCCTACCTAACCACTGATATGCACAGGATAGCATGAACAAAAAAACATGTAACAACACAAGCAAAGCCCTTGAAGTAGGCTAACAACTTAAAAACAAAGAAAAGCTCGTAAAATATGGAGTTATCATGAACGTGGGTGCATAGAGACGCAAAGGCAAGCGTGCATGGAGCCCTAAACAGTAGTAATGTAACACCACACAacatatagtagtaacaactgaaTCTGCCATCTCTcaactatagtagtaacaactgatcctatcattcacaagtgcCTGAACATGAATATAATCCATGATCCTGAACCATCTGCCAATCACTACAAGGCATTGTAGAAATGCAGATTTCCTAGAAACGAACCCTCCCCGAACAGCTAAACATGTGATGTTCTCAACACATGCAGGGACAATCAAATTATACAGTTGACATACTGGAACAAAAAAGATGAGAGCACTCACCGGCAAGGCGGCCTCTTTCTCCCTCTCCCTATCCCTGAGCACTTTGGCGACGAGTCCAGCCCTCCTCTTGCCCTTGTTGACCTCCTCAGTTTCCGAGATCTCGGAATACTTCCTGTCGCGGACCCTCCAGGCGGTGCCCCTGCGGATGAGCAGCTTGGCGGCCTTCCAGCCCTGGGTGCTGGTGTCTATGACGGTGACGTCCGTCTTGGAGCGCCGCTCCCCGTCGACGACACCGGCGCCGCCCCTGTCGGCCCGGCGGCGCTTCCGggccttggccttgtccttgTCGTCCTTGGAGGCAGATTTGTCCTTGGGGCGGGGGCGGGACTGCTTGCGGAAGGGCTTGGGCGGGCGGCCGGATCGCGGGGCGGAGGGGACGGCGAAGAGGTCGGAGATGACGccggagagcggcggcggcggcggcggctgtgtgTGTGGCTGAGGTGGAGGATGGTTGGTGTTgttggggctagggtttgggcgggcGGGGTCGCGGGGCGGCTTGGGGTTGGGGAGCGGATCCTGGGGGGCGATGACGGCGAGGCGGCGGTCAGAGGAagcggggggcggcggcggcggaggggggagGAGggcgggagggggaggcggcggtgggggtgtgggtggaggtggagggggcggctggggctggggctggcCGTAGAGGAGGTCGTCGATTTGGAGGTGGGCGGGGAAGGAGAGGCCGCCCTGCTTGGCGTGGAGGCGGTTGAGCCATGAGGGAGTGTTGCTGCTGCTCTTGGCCACGGAGAGCACCCATTGGCAGCACGGCATTTCTCCGATCAGCCGGATCGGAGCACGAGccgtcagccgccgccgccgccgccgcagtgtGTGGGGGAACCTGGCTGGAAGAAGGTTCTGACTAAAGAGCGGATGTCCGGTCGATAATACACTGGCTGTCGCCCGCCGCTTATGTGGATGCCATGCGTCAGCCAGCGCACGCTAACTTGGCAAAATGCACGCCAACGCAACACCGAGCAAACTTCAACCAAACCTAAAATGTTGCATTTCATAACCACATGAAATAACCCACTACTGCGTGTGAGCAACTACATCTGCCAAGAAACCTGATGAAAGTATAAACATCGTATATgctccggaaattcaattcggctcccagaCGCGGTATGTTCCTTCCACCTAAAACATATATTTCTcgttattaaaaaaattatatggaTATCTCGAAAATCTATATGTGTTTGTacagtttcacgaaaaatcgatATTTTTTAGATcgatgtaaaaagacaaaatataTCTCACAAAAAGTCTTTTTTTAGCATCAAAATTGTCTTTTTACGCAACCTAAACGACAAGTCAAATTTTCATGGAAGGACTTTGTAAACAACTAGCATGTAAAAAATATACAAGTGTTTTTTTTGTTTGGCTATTATTACATTTCAAAATATACCAaatatgcattttaaaataaatggAGCATATGCATCTATGAGCCAAACCATTACTCCCAACGTGTCCATCCTTCTCTTGTAATACTCCCTGCGTCAATAAATAGgtgtctgagatttgtctaaatctggatgtatgtagacactaaATAGCTAGATACATTTAGATTTTAACAAATCTCAGACGTCTACTTATAGATAGAAGTCGTAGATAAAATAAGGGGGAAGTACAATTTGCATCTTAGAACTGGTAGAAGGGTACACAACTTACACAAGCATGGCACATAGTCTTCAAAACTATCAATACGATGCACATATAGATAACAAATCTAAGATGTTTGAAAAAAATATAGGATTTTTGAACAATAGTCTTCGAGGATGTATATATGCATTGGAAGTGGAAAATTTGTCATGTCATACCGCCTGTCCACTACATTGGACTTGTATGCGACGTTACCATCATCTTTGAGGCAGTTGCATCATAAGATCTATGAATTTTACACGTTTTCTTCAACTTGCCAGGAtctcacaatgacatcaatgtgcttcaTCGATCTTCATTGTTTTGCAAGACTAGCTGAATGGCATAGCTCGCAAGTGAATTTTGACGTCAATGGTCATTGATATTCCATAGGATACTACCTCACCGATGGTTTATTCTCTGTGAGCGACATCTATAAAGTCACTAAACAGCCAAACGGTAACAAAATATGTTCTCTATGCTCATACCTAAGAAACCGGATGCGATTGGCGTGGGTGACTTTAGGCCGATAAGTTTGGTGCATAGCTTTGGCCAACTTTTCTCTAAACTAATTGCTAACAGGTTGAGAGGAAAGTTGGGAGAGTTGGTTAGTGAGAATCAATCAGCCTTTGTCAGGGAGAGGAGTCTTCACGACAATTTTCAGCTTGTTCGACATATGGCTAGGAAGATTAACACGCGGAAGGTGAAAGGGGTTTTCTGAAATTGGATATCTCAAAAGCTTTTGACACCTTGTCTTGGGAGTTTTTGTTTGAGGTGCTTCGTAAGATAGGGTTTGGAGAGAGGTGCCTGTGGTGGTTAGCTCTGCTTCTGTATATGGCTACGGTCAATATCGTGGTTAACGGAGTGCACGACAAGTCCATCAGGGTTGCGCGTGGGCTCAGACAGGGAGACCCTACTTCCCCACAGCTGTTTGTTCTAGCCATGGAAATGATGACACTCTGTATTGTTAGAGCCACAGAAACTGGGATGTATTTTTGCGGTTAGGGAGCTGCTCAATGTGTTTGGGGAAGATTTTGGGTTGTGCATCAACTATAACAAATCCGCGGCGATTTCGATCCGAGGTGAGGGCATGGACAACATGATGGTGAAGCATTTGTTGCATTGTGAGATTGGTACCTTCCCCTGCAAGTACCTAGGATTACAACTCACCACCGGTTAGCTAAGGAAGGTGCACTGGCAACCTATTTTGGATTGAATCTTGACAGCTCTCCTGGCCTGGCATAGGGGATTGATCGCTAGATCGGGGAGGCTCATACTGATCAAAGCAGTGATGAGTACGAGACCTATCCATCAGCTATTGGTAATGGAGGCTCCGGTGTGGCTTCTGGAGGCGATTGATCGGTGGCCCAGAGCCTTTTTCTGGGCAGGGAAAGAGAAGCTTGCTGACATAGGCATTCCGAATAGGCCTGCCAAATAAGGTACCCCGAGGATATTTAGAGGCCTACGACCCGAAGCTTTCAAGGCCCAGAAGCACAGTAAATGTCAATATGGAAGATAGAGTCATGTTAGGGATTGAGAGTCATGTAATTGTACGAGAAGGACTTGGATAGTCTCccggagtttgtaacttgtacgatacgaaagcctcggctccgcctcctatataaagggagccgagggagaaagaaaggatcgaatccattgtcaacatacaccctagttttcatagtcga encodes:
- the LOC124652782 gene encoding asparagine synthetase [glutamine-hydrolyzing]; this translates as MCGILAVLGCADDSQGKRVRVLELSRRLKHRGPDWSGMHQVGDCYLSHQRLAIIDPASGDQPLYNEDKSIVVTVNGEIYNHEQLRAQLSSHTFRTGSDCEVIAHLYEEHGENFIDMLDGVFSFVLLDTRDHSFIAARDAIGVTPLYIGWGIDGSVWISSEMKGLNDDCEHFEAFPPGHLYSSKQGGFKRWYNPPWFSEAIPSVPYDPLALRKAFEKAVIKRLMTDVPFGVLLSGGLDSSLVAAVTVRHLAGTKAAKRWGTKLHSFCVGLEGSPDLKAAKEVANYLGTVHHEFHFTVQDGIDAIEDVIYHTETYDVTTIRASTPMFLMSRKIKSLGVKMVISGEGSDEIFGGYLYFHKAPNKEELHRETCHKIKALHQYDCLRANKSTSAWGLEARVPFLDKEFINEAMSIDPEWKMIRPDLGRIEKWVLRKAFDDEEEPFLPKHILYRQKEQFSDGVGYSWIDGLKAHAESNVTDKMMSNAKFIYPHNTPTTKEAYYYRMIFERFFPQNSAILTVPGGPSIACSTAKAVEWDAQWSGNLDPSGRAAFGVHLSAYEQEHVRATIAAGTTKKPRMIKVVAPGVAIES
- the LOC124652784 gene encoding protein enabled homolog; this translates as MPCCQWVLSVAKSSSNTPSWLNRLHAKQGGLSFPAHLQIDDLLYGQPQPQPPPPPPPTPPPPPPPPALLPPPPPPPPASSDRRLAVIAPQDPLPNPKPPRDPARPNPSPNNTNHPPPQPHTQPPPPPPLSGVISDLFAVPSAPRSGRPPKPFRKQSRPRPKDKSASKDDKDKAKARKRRRADRGGAGVVDGERRSKTDVTVIDTSTQGWKAAKLLIRRGTAWRVRDRKYSEISETEEVNKGKRRAGLVAKVLRDREREKEAALPGNIHAGSGYLSMVPGDDAIQTVKRPRSSEPVLGSQSAPILMLPSSSTISQP